A genomic region of Stigmatopora nigra isolate UIUO_SnigA chromosome 16, RoL_Snig_1.1, whole genome shotgun sequence contains the following coding sequences:
- the kbtbd2 gene encoding kelch repeat and BTB domain-containing protein 2 — MSGLGERRPVNADYAVSLLEQLKFFYEQKLLTDVVLLVDDSEFPCHKMVLAACSSYFRAMFMGGLSESKQTHVHLRNVDATTLQIIISYAYTGHLAISDSTVEPLYETACFLQVEDALLQCRDYLVKKINQENCVRMLSIGDLFSCSELKQSAKRMVEHKFPTVYRQDAFLQLSHELLVDLLSSDNLNVEKEETVREAAMLWLEYNMEARSQHLSSVLSQIRIDALSEVTQRAWFQGLPPNDKSVVVQGLYKSMPKFFKPRLGMTKEEMLIFAEALSETAGLGVAASPAPVAMVCYSPQAEKVYKLRDPPQNLRKVGTLVTPDNDVFIAGGEAVLESALGRGGGGGPHVLVDAVDSFFWLDAQQNSWVAKTPMLCARRKPSLVYCDGFIYAVGGDRVGGELDRRTVERYDRAKDEWTMVSPLPAAWFWSTCVAAHGCIYALTHDLTYCYLPRADAWAEMATRKLNRCHASAAAFGDLVFYLGGVAAAAATGWGGAPAAAGGRAPAPANGSSLAVEIYDVHKNEWRRAADVPAKRYTDPRVHAVALLDGLCVFMRETHAHDRPKYTIYQYDVELDRWFLRQPVSERALWELGDAFHCAVGKLYPSCLEESPWKPPAYLFSPDDAEEFEMDGELVSFPLA, encoded by the exons ATGTCGGGTCTGGGCGAGCGCAGGCCGGTCAACGCGGACTACGCCGTCTCCCTGCTGGAGCAGCTCAAGTTCTTCTACGAGCAGAAGTTGCTGACGGACGTGGTGTTGCTGGTGGACGACAGCGAGTTTCCGTGCCACAAAATGGTGCTGGCTGCGTGTAGCTCCTACTTCAG GGCCATGTTCATGGGCGGCCTAAGTGAGAGCAAGCAGACCCACGTCCACTTGAGGAACGTGGACGCCACCACATTACAGATTATCATCAGCTACGCCTATACAGGCCACTTGGCCATCAGCGACAGCACCGTGGAGCCATTGTATGAAACCGCTTGCTTCCTACAG GTGGAGGACGCCCTGCTGCAATGCCGCGACTACCTGGTGAAAAAGATCAACCAGGAGAACTGCGTCCGCATGCTGAGCATCGGCGACCTGTTTAGCTGCAGCGAGCTAAAGCAGAGCGCCAAGCGCATGGTGGAGCACAAGTTCCCCACCGTGTACCGGCAGGACGCCTTCCTGCAGCTGTCCCACGAGCTCCTGGTGGACTTGCTGAGCAGCGACAACCTCAACGTGGAGAAGGAGGAGACGGTGCGCGAGGCCGCCATGCTGTGGCTGGAGTACAACATGGAGGCGCGCTCGCAGCACCTGTCCTCGGTGCTCAGCCAGATCCGCATCGACGCGCTCTCCGAGGTCACCCAGCGGGCCTGGTTCCAGGGACTGCCCCCTAATGACAAGTCGGTGGTGGTGCAGGGGCTCTACAAGTCCATGCCCAAGTTCTTCAAGCCCCGCCTGGGCATGACCAAGGAGGAGATGCTCATCTTCGCCGAGGCGCTGTCGGAGACGGCGGGGCTGGGCGTGGCCGCCTCGCCGGCGCCCGTGGCCATGGTGTGCTACAGCCCGCAGGCCGAGAAGGTCTACAAGCTCCGAGACCCGCCGCAGAACTTGCGTAAGGTGGGGACGCTGGTCACGCCCGACAATGACGTCTTCATCGCCGGAGGGGAGGCGGTCCTGGAGAGCGCCTTGGGCcgtggaggcggcggcggcccgcACGTGCTGGTGGACGCCGTGGACAGCTTCTTCTGGCTGGACGCCCAGCAGAACTCGTGGGTGGCCAAGACCCCCATGCTGTGCGCCCGCCGCAAGCCCTCGCTGGTCTACTGCGACGGCTTCATCTACGCCGTGGGCGGAGACAGGGTGGGCGGCGAGCTGGACCGCCGCACGGTGGAGCGCTACGACCGCGCCAAGGACGAGTGGACCATGGTGAGCCCGCTGCCGGCGGCGTGGTTCTGGAGCACCTGCGTGGCGGCGCACGGATGCATCTACGCCCTCACGCACGACCTCACATACTGCTACTTGCCGCGAGCCGACGCCTGGGCCGAGATGGCCACGCGCAAACTCAACCGCTGCCACGCCTCGGCCGCCGCTTTCGGGGACTTGGTCTTCTACCTGGGCGGCGTGGCGGCCGCCGCCGCTACGGGTTGGGGcggcgcccccgccgccgccgggggACGGGCGCCCGCCCCGGCCAACGGCTCCTCGCTGGCCGTGGAGATCTACGACGTCCACAAAAACGAATGGCGGCGGGCGGCCGACGTGCCGGCCAAGCGCTACACGGACCCCCGCGTGCACGCCGTGGCGCTGCTGGACGGCCTGTGCGTGTTCATGCGGGAGACGCACGCCCACGACCGGCCCAAGTACACCATCTATCAGTACGACGTGGAACTGGACCGCTGGTTTCTGCGCCAGCCCGTGTCGGAGAGGGCGCTGTGGGAGCTGGGCGACGCCTTCCACTGCGCCGTGGGCAAGCTCTACCCGTCCTGCCTGGAGGAATCCCCCTGGAAGCCGCCCGCCTACCTCTTCTCGCCCGACGACGCCGAGGAGTTTGAGATGGATGGAGAGTTGGTCTCCTTCCCCCTGGCGTAG